In Vagococcus hydrophili, one DNA window encodes the following:
- a CDS encoding HAD family hydrolase — translation MTLEAIIFDMDGVLIDSEKFYMESEQLILKSFGIEVEALHFRKYCGTTQDYIWSHIKEEFDLPVSLEELKEMAPVYLLKLFKEKGVELIPGVEKLVTNLAKSPLKTAVASSTGKVLIKEHLTGLGIASCFDTLQSGEEVANSKPAPDVFLKAAEVLNVDPKNCLVIEDSRNGVLAAKAAGMTCIGFNNLNYPPIDIKEADEIITDMSVLTIEFMKQVFSQAKE, via the coding sequence ATGACTTTAGAAGCGATTATTTTTGATATGGATGGGGTGTTGATTGATTCTGAAAAATTTTACATGGAATCAGAACAGCTTATTTTAAAATCTTTTGGTATTGAAGTGGAAGCTCTTCATTTTAGGAAGTATTGTGGAACCACACAAGATTATATATGGAGTCACATTAAAGAGGAATTTGATTTACCTGTCAGCTTGGAAGAATTAAAAGAAATGGCACCTGTGTATTTGTTGAAGTTGTTTAAAGAAAAAGGAGTAGAATTAATACCTGGAGTTGAAAAACTAGTAACTAATTTAGCTAAATCACCTCTAAAGACAGCTGTTGCTTCATCAACTGGTAAAGTCTTGATTAAAGAGCATTTGACAGGGTTAGGAATTGCTTCTTGTTTTGACACCCTCCAATCTGGAGAAGAAGTTGCAAATTCTAAACCGGCACCAGATGTCTTTTTAAAAGCAGCAGAAGTCTTAAATGTTGATCCTAAAAATTGTTTAGTGATTGAGGATTCAAGGAATGGTGTCCTAGCAGCAAAAGCAGCAGGAATGACGTGCATTGGTTTTAATAACTTGAATTACCCACCAATTGACATTAAAGAAGCTGATGAAATTATCACAGATATGTCCGTTTTAACAATAGAGTTTATGAAACAAGTCTTCTCTCAAGCAAAAGAATAA
- the alaS gene encoding alanine--tRNA ligase: MKPLTSVEVRQMYLDFFKAKGHQVEPSASLVPIEDPSLLWINSGVATLKKYFDGTVIPENPRITNSQKSIRTNDIENVGKTARHHTMFEMLGNFSIGDYFKKEAIHWAWELLTSEEWFALDKSKLYVTVYPEDTDARRIWHEEIGLPHESIIDIKDNFWDIGAGPCGPDSEIFYDRGQAFNDVAEDDPENYPGGENERYLEIWNLVFSEFNHTENHEYEPLPQKNIDTGMGLERMVSIFQDAPTNFETDLFLPIIHATEEMSASKKYDDDLATKTSFKVIADHVRAVSFAIGDGALPSNEGRGYVLRRLLRRAVMHGKKLGIDEAFLYKLVPVVGGIMESYYPEVVEKQAFIQKIIRTEEERFHETINDGLQIITDLIASLKSEGKDTLAGKDIFKLYDTYGFPVELTEEMAEEQGLKVDHEGFEVEMTAQRERARAARSTESSMNVQSAVLSELKAESEFMGYTETKASAKLVAIVQEDAIQEKVSQNDAQLVFDITPFYAEMGGQVADKGTIQTASGEIVANVLNVKKAPNGQPLHLVEVVGELVLGQTYELVVDEMLRNKIIKNHTATHLLHRALKDVLGEHANQAGSLVASGNLRFDFTHFEQVTAEELAEMERKVNEKIWESIPVTTIETDVATAKEMGAMALFGEKYGKVVRVVSVSDYSVELCGGVHVRNTSDIGIFKIVSESGIGAGVRRIEAVTSKEAFELLHTEEMALKEIAHMVKAPQLKEAVSKVGSLQEQLRELQKENEALSSKLANAEGDQIFKDIQTVNGATVIAAEVNVKDMNQLRQLADQWKQNSYSDILVLGTAQDEKVSLLVAMNKEMNGKGLKAGDLIKEIAPLVGGGGGGRPDMAQAGGKNPAGMKDALAAVTAWIESK, encoded by the coding sequence ATGAAACCATTAACAAGTGTTGAAGTAAGACAAATGTATTTAGATTTCTTTAAAGCAAAAGGACACCAAGTAGAGCCAAGTGCGTCTCTTGTTCCGATTGAAGACCCAAGTTTACTATGGATCAATTCAGGTGTTGCCACATTAAAAAAATATTTTGATGGCACTGTGATTCCAGAAAACCCAAGAATTACCAATTCACAAAAAAGTATCCGTACTAACGATATTGAAAATGTTGGTAAAACAGCCCGTCACCATACCATGTTTGAAATGTTAGGAAACTTTTCGATTGGTGATTACTTTAAAAAAGAAGCGATTCATTGGGCTTGGGAATTATTAACAAGCGAAGAATGGTTTGCATTAGACAAATCAAAATTGTATGTCACAGTTTATCCAGAAGATACAGACGCTCGTCGTATTTGGCATGAAGAAATTGGCTTACCACATGAATCAATTATTGATATCAAAGATAATTTCTGGGATATTGGTGCAGGCCCATGTGGACCGGACTCTGAAATTTTCTATGACCGTGGACAAGCCTTTAACGATGTGGCAGAAGATGATCCAGAAAACTACCCTGGTGGAGAAAATGAACGTTACTTAGAAATTTGGAATTTAGTATTCTCTGAATTCAATCATACTGAAAATCATGAATATGAGCCATTACCACAAAAAAATATTGATACAGGTATGGGCTTAGAACGTATGGTATCGATTTTCCAAGACGCACCAACTAACTTTGAAACAGATCTATTCTTGCCGATTATTCATGCAACTGAAGAAATGTCAGCAAGTAAAAAATATGATGATGATTTAGCAACAAAAACATCCTTTAAAGTGATCGCAGACCACGTTCGTGCGGTATCATTTGCAATTGGTGATGGTGCTTTACCATCTAATGAAGGTCGTGGCTATGTCTTACGTCGTTTACTACGTCGTGCTGTCATGCATGGTAAAAAATTAGGAATTGATGAAGCGTTCCTTTATAAATTAGTCCCAGTTGTTGGAGGGATTATGGAAAGTTACTATCCAGAAGTTGTTGAAAAACAAGCGTTTATCCAAAAAATTATTCGTACAGAAGAAGAAAGATTCCATGAAACAATTAATGACGGTTTACAAATCATTACTGATTTAATTGCTTCATTAAAATCGGAAGGCAAAGACACACTTGCTGGAAAAGATATCTTCAAATTATATGATACATATGGCTTCCCAGTTGAATTAACAGAAGAAATGGCTGAAGAACAAGGTCTTAAAGTTGATCATGAAGGTTTTGAAGTTGAAATGACAGCTCAAAGAGAACGTGCTCGTGCTGCTCGTTCAACAGAAAGCTCAATGAATGTTCAATCAGCTGTTTTATCAGAACTTAAAGCTGAGAGTGAATTCATGGGATACACTGAAACAAAAGCAAGTGCTAAATTAGTGGCAATCGTTCAAGAGGATGCTATCCAAGAAAAAGTATCTCAAAATGATGCACAACTTGTCTTTGACATCACACCTTTCTATGCTGAAATGGGTGGACAAGTTGCAGATAAAGGAACGATTCAAACAGCGTCAGGTGAAATTGTAGCGAATGTCTTAAATGTTAAAAAAGCACCAAATGGTCAACCGCTTCATTTAGTAGAGGTTGTTGGTGAATTAGTTTTAGGTCAAACTTATGAACTAGTTGTTGATGAAATGTTAAGAAATAAAATTATTAAAAACCATACAGCAACCCATCTTTTACATCGTGCCTTAAAAGATGTATTAGGCGAGCATGCGAACCAAGCTGGATCATTAGTTGCTTCAGGTAACTTACGTTTTGACTTCACTCACTTTGAGCAAGTAACAGCAGAAGAATTAGCTGAAATGGAACGTAAAGTAAATGAAAAAATCTGGGAAAGTATTCCAGTAACAACCATCGAAACAGACGTAGCAACAGCTAAAGAAATGGGCGCTATGGCATTATTCGGTGAAAAATACGGTAAAGTTGTCCGTGTTGTGAGTGTTTCTGATTACTCTGTTGAATTATGTGGTGGGGTTCATGTTAGAAATACATCTGATATTGGTATCTTCAAAATCGTTTCTGAATCAGGAATTGGTGCAGGCGTAAGACGTATCGAAGCTGTTACAAGTAAAGAAGCCTTTGAATTATTACATACAGAAGAAATGGCTTTAAAAGAAATTGCTCATATGGTAAAAGCACCACAACTAAAAGAAGCTGTCTCTAAAGTTGGTTCACTACAAGAACAACTAAGAGAATTACAAAAAGAAAACGAAGCATTATCTTCTAAATTAGCGAACGCTGAAGGTGACCAAATCTTTAAAGATATTCAAACTGTTAACGGTGCAACTGTCATTGCTGCAGAAGTTAACGTTAAAGACATGAACCAATTGCGTCAATTAGCTGATCAATGGAAACAAAACAGTTATTCAGATATCTTAGTTCTTGGAACGGCTCAAGATGAAAAAGTGAGCTTACTAGTAGCTATGAATAAAGAGATGAATGGGAAAGGCTTAAAAGCTGGTGATTTAATCAAAGAAATCGCTCCTCTAGTAGGTGGTGGCGGTGGTGGACGTCCAGACATGGCTCAAGCCGGTGGTAAAAACCCAGCAGGCATGAAAGACGCTCTAGCAGCAGTTACAGCTTGGATTGAAAGTAAATAA
- a CDS encoding alpha/beta hydrolase: MKKKLIIISSLILLLVIVVLGFAVNYLFNYAIVAGDKEFIQAESHEKMHKKWQFETDSSEELIIQSEDKLQLKAKWLTHQKKDNKTVIIAHGYMSEGLAMGDYAKYFYESGYDVLVPDNRGHGKSEGKYTGFGWLDRKDYVKWIDEVLKKQGAQEEIVLFGVSMGASTVMMTSGEKLPPQVKAVIADCGYDTVQNELSFQIDDMFGLPTFPLIPLTSVYTKVRAGYSFKEASAVNQLKKNKLPLLLIHGDKDDFVPTKFVYNLEKATSGPKEVVIFKGAKHATSYYSNPQKYEKTIGDFLKKYINE, encoded by the coding sequence ATGAAAAAAAAGTTAATAATTATAAGTAGTCTTATATTACTACTTGTTATTGTGGTATTAGGTTTTGCTGTTAATTATTTATTTAATTATGCCATCGTCGCAGGTGATAAAGAGTTTATCCAAGCAGAAAGTCATGAGAAAATGCATAAAAAATGGCAATTTGAAACCGATTCTTCAGAAGAACTAATAATTCAATCAGAGGATAAGTTACAGTTAAAAGCTAAGTGGTTAACTCATCAGAAGAAAGATAATAAAACAGTGATTATTGCTCATGGTTATATGAGTGAGGGGCTTGCTATGGGAGATTATGCCAAGTATTTCTATGAATCAGGCTATGATGTTCTGGTTCCTGATAACAGGGGACATGGTAAAAGTGAAGGAAAATATACGGGCTTTGGTTGGTTAGATCGTAAGGATTATGTGAAATGGATAGATGAAGTGTTAAAGAAACAAGGAGCGCAAGAAGAGATCGTGTTATTTGGTGTTAGCATGGGAGCTTCTACCGTGATGATGACAAGCGGTGAAAAATTACCACCTCAAGTTAAAGCAGTGATTGCTGATTGCGGCTATGATACTGTACAAAATGAGTTATCTTTTCAAATAGATGATATGTTTGGTTTGCCAACTTTCCCCTTAATTCCTTTAACGTCCGTTTATACTAAAGTAAGAGCAGGCTATTCTTTTAAAGAAGCCAGTGCAGTGAATCAGTTGAAGAAAAATAAGCTACCATTACTTTTAATTCATGGAGACAAAGATGATTTTGTGCCCACTAAATTTGTTTATAATTTGGAGAAAGCAACAAGCGGTCCTAAAGAGGTTGTTATTTTTAAGGGAGCGAAACATGCTACAAGTTATTATTCGAATCCTCAAAAATACGAAAAGACGATTGGTGATTTTTTGAAGAAATATATAAATGAATGA
- a CDS encoding GNAT family N-acetyltransferase — protein MISIVFDNKQWVKAASYYLRTLVFVQEQKISPKAEFDVYDSDQTNYLVIFYDQTPIATGRYQQDDLLTVRPDRVCVKREWRKKGLGRRVILEIEQQGRKNNCSLSRIHGEKQAVPFYEKLGYQVVSDDFIEDGIICVKLEKKLY, from the coding sequence ATGATCTCAATTGTTTTTGATAACAAACAATGGGTGAAAGCGGCATCTTATTATCTAAGAACGCTGGTTTTCGTTCAAGAACAAAAAATATCTCCAAAAGCGGAGTTTGATGTTTACGATTCGGATCAAACAAACTATCTGGTTATCTTTTATGATCAAACACCGATTGCAACGGGTCGTTACCAACAAGATGATTTACTAACTGTTCGACCTGACCGGGTATGTGTCAAAAGAGAATGGCGTAAAAAAGGGCTTGGTCGCCGTGTTATTTTAGAAATTGAACAACAAGGACGAAAAAATAATTGTTCACTCTCTCGGATTCATGGAGAAAAACAAGCCGTTCCTTTTTATGAAAAATTAGGCTATCAAGTTGTCTCCGATGATTTTATTGAAGACGGTATTATTTGTGTGAAATTAGAAAAGAAGCTTTATTAA
- a CDS encoding DEAD/DEAH box helicase → MNLFKQYNFQEFIMNALDEKKFLKPTEVQEKLIPVVMQGKNVVGQSQTGSGKTHTFLLPMMNAVDPEKDEVQGIITTPSRELAEQIYQAAVQLAKHSEKEIRVSQYVGGTDKKRQMEKLKTSQPHIVIGTPGRILDLVNNQSLKTFTANHFVVDEADMTLDMGFLEDVDKIAATLPKGLQMLVFSATIPTKLKPFLKKYMDNPVVEHIKPSSVISDTIDNWAISTKGQDVNKVIYQLLNIGQPYLVMVFANTKQRVNEISTYLKEQGLKVATIHGDIPPRERKRVMKNVQNLDFQFVVATDLAARGIDIEGVSHVINTEIPTDLEFFIHRVGRTGRNGLEGTAITLYQPSDENSLAELEKLGIEFHPKVIRGGEIIDSYDRNRREKRDKSQKQLDISMIGLVKKKKKKVKPGYKKKLQYAIDDNEKQKRKIDRRQTDRAKRKSRKQDY, encoded by the coding sequence ATGAATTTATTTAAACAATATAATTTTCAAGAATTTATAATGAACGCTTTAGATGAAAAGAAGTTTCTTAAACCAACAGAAGTACAAGAAAAATTAATCCCAGTTGTCATGCAAGGGAAAAACGTGGTAGGACAATCACAAACAGGTTCTGGTAAAACACATACATTCTTACTACCAATGATGAATGCAGTGGACCCAGAAAAAGATGAAGTACAAGGTATTATTACAACACCAAGTCGTGAGCTAGCGGAACAAATTTATCAAGCGGCTGTTCAACTTGCTAAACACTCTGAAAAAGAAATCAGAGTCTCTCAATACGTTGGGGGAACAGATAAAAAACGCCAAATGGAAAAATTAAAAACAAGTCAACCACATATCGTGATTGGAACACCAGGGCGAATTTTAGATTTAGTAAATAATCAGTCACTAAAAACATTTACAGCCAATCACTTTGTTGTGGATGAGGCAGATATGACACTTGATATGGGCTTTTTAGAAGATGTTGATAAAATTGCTGCAACGTTACCAAAAGGATTACAAATGCTAGTATTCTCAGCAACTATTCCAACTAAATTGAAACCATTCTTAAAAAAATATATGGACAATCCAGTGGTTGAACATATTAAACCATCATCAGTTATTTCAGATACAATTGATAACTGGGCAATCTCAACTAAAGGCCAAGATGTTAATAAGGTTATCTATCAATTATTAAATATAGGTCAACCGTATTTAGTGATGGTCTTTGCGAATACGAAACAACGTGTGAATGAGATTTCAACGTATTTAAAAGAGCAAGGCTTAAAAGTTGCGACAATTCATGGAGATATTCCGCCACGTGAAAGAAAACGTGTCATGAAAAATGTCCAAAATTTAGATTTCCAATTTGTGGTAGCGACTGATTTAGCTGCTCGTGGGATTGATATTGAAGGTGTTTCTCATGTTATCAATACAGAAATTCCAACGGATTTAGAATTTTTCATTCACCGTGTAGGTCGTACTGGCAGAAACGGTTTAGAGGGAACAGCGATTACGTTGTACCAACCAAGTGATGAAAATTCACTAGCTGAGTTAGAAAAATTAGGAATTGAGTTTCATCCAAAAGTAATTCGTGGTGGAGAAATTATCGATTCTTATGACCGTAACCGTCGTGAGAAACGTGATAAATCACAAAAACAATTAGACATATCAATGATTGGTTTAGTTAAAAAGAAAAAGAAAAAAGTTAAACCTGGTTACAAAAAGAAATTACAATACGCAATTGATGACAATGAAAAACAAAAACGTAAAATTGATCGTCGTCAAACTGATCGTGCGAAAAGAAAATCAAGAAAACAAGATTATTAA
- a CDS encoding AEC family transporter gives MLAAYLNILVVFAIILLSYILTWRKWFDNHTADVFSKLVLNITLPLSMFLNMTQKFTRSEFLELFKGIAIPFMSILITFGISFVYARLTKVPVTRRGAFMTMFTAANTIFMGLPVNMAIFGEKAIPYALLYYMCNTTFFFTIGVLLIANDNPAIDIKQAKFSFKKLLKQLLSPALMGFVIGILWLLTGKEVPKPLFDFSTYVGGMTTALSLFVIGIIIYQTGIKNIKMNKDVAGVLLGRYVVSPLVVYTLSLFFPVPPLMLNVFILQSAMPVQNAMPILARSYGADEEFTTSSLTYSILSYFVFILIILKLFF, from the coding sequence ATGTTAGCAGCTTATTTAAATATTTTAGTCGTTTTTGCCATAATCTTACTTAGCTACATTCTAACCTGGCGTAAATGGTTCGATAATCATACCGCAGATGTTTTTTCTAAGTTAGTCTTAAATATTACATTACCTCTTAGCATGTTTCTGAATATGACTCAGAAATTTACGAGATCAGAGTTTCTAGAATTATTTAAAGGAATTGCGATTCCGTTTATGTCTATTTTAATAACTTTTGGGATTAGTTTTGTGTATGCAAGATTGACTAAAGTACCTGTCACTAGACGAGGTGCCTTCATGACTATGTTTACAGCAGCTAACACGATTTTTATGGGACTGCCTGTGAATATGGCGATATTTGGAGAAAAGGCAATTCCATATGCGTTACTTTATTATATGTGTAATACGACATTTTTCTTTACCATTGGTGTGTTGTTGATTGCCAATGATAATCCAGCCATAGATATCAAACAAGCTAAATTTAGTTTTAAAAAATTATTAAAGCAGCTTTTATCTCCTGCATTAATGGGATTTGTGATTGGTATTTTATGGTTACTCACTGGAAAAGAAGTCCCAAAACCATTGTTTGATTTTTCAACCTATGTGGGTGGCATGACGACTGCCCTTTCTTTATTTGTGATTGGGATTATCATTTATCAAACAGGAATTAAAAACATAAAAATGAATAAAGATGTTGCTGGCGTCTTACTTGGGAGATACGTTGTTTCGCCTTTAGTGGTCTATACATTATCATTGTTTTTCCCTGTACCACCTTTAATGTTAAATGTATTTATATTGCAATCAGCTATGCCAGTTCAGAATGCGATGCCAATCTTAGCAAGAAGTTACGGAGCCGATGAAGAGTTTACAACAAGCAGTTTAACTTACTCGATTTTAAGTTATTTTGTATTTATCTTAATCATTTTAAAACTATTCTTTTAA